The genomic region CAAAGGTTTTTTATAGAAAGGAATTTTATGAGGATTTAAAAAAAATTTTAAAGAAAAACGGGGGACTGGCTATACAGGCAGAATCTCCGATTCACCACTTAAAGAGAATTAAAAAACTTTATGAAATTTTAAAAGATAAATATAAAAGCATTTTACCTTATCTTTCACCTATGCCTACTTATCCTGGGGGAATCTGGCTTTATTTTTTTGTTTTTAAGAAAAAAATAAAAAGGCTGAGACCATTTAGAATTCCAGAGAATACAAGATACTATAATAAGGAAATACATTTTGCAGGATTTAAAATACCTGAGTTTTTAAAAAGAATTTTTGGTATATAATTTTAAATATAAAAGGAGAAAAACTATGAACTTTATTTTTACTTTTTTTATTTTAACAAAATTGATTGAGGTTGAGGTTTTTGACTTAATACCTCAAAGGGAAGGTGGTTATACTCTTGTTCTTAAAGAAATTAACTCCAACTCTTTATTACCCATTTCCATAGGAGAAAATGAAGGAATATCAATTTTAAGGGAACTTAATAAAATGGAATCAAGAAGACCCCTCACCTATGAACTTGTTAATAACATAATAGAAAAACTTGGAGCTAAAATTGAAAAGGTCACTATTGATAAATTTGAAAATGAAACATATTTTGCAACTCTACATTTAAAACAGGGAAAAAGAAAAATTTTAATTGACTCAAGACCTTCTGACGCAATTAACCTTGCTATAAGAAAAAAAGCTAAAATATATGTTGATGAAAAAGTTTTTGAAAAAATGAAAATTGAACTTAAAGAGGAAAAAAGAGAAAAAGGATTTAAAATTTAAATTTATTAAAATAAAACCCCTGCAAAGGAGAGGCTCCTTCACAGGGGGGCACTTAACTCAATTACTTTAATTACTTTTTATGTTCCCTTTTGAGTTTTTCTGCTTCGTCCTTAATTTTCTGTAAGGATTCCTTCATCTTTGCCCATCCGTACCAGTGCATATAGTCAGGATTAGCATGGAAGGCACCCTGAAATGTTCTCATTCTGTATTCAAGAAACATAACATAGAGTTCCTGTTCAATTGACGATTTTGCTTCATAAAACTGTAACAAATCAGGCGCAAATTTCCAATTTTCAGGTTTCTTTAAAAATCCCTTATCATAGAGTTCCTTTACAGTTTTTATTGCTTCAGCCATAAGTTTATCTGCTTCTTTTAAAACCGCATCAGAAGCTTCAAGTTGCTCTCTTACATATTTTTGTGAATGACAGTTAGAACAAACCTTTAACATTTTATCTCTTTCCTTTTCCCAATCTTCTTTTGTCAATCTTGCAACTTTTGCAGCTTTAACAGCTTCAAATCTTTCAGTAGGATTATTCTTATCATCAAGAACCCCAAGAGCCTTTAGTATAGTTACCCTATTATCCCACCATTCCTTATCATCTTCAGGAACCCTTAAAGCAAGAAATCCCCAGGCAGTCATAACAGCATGGTTCCCATCAGGCATATGACAGGTTTGGCAAGTCGGTGCTCTTCCAGAATTTCCCTCAATTTCCCAAATTGTCCCATGCTTTGAAGTTGACCACATCTCCCACTGAGGATGATCAAATCCCATATGACATGTTCTACATGCTCTTGGATCTTTTGCTTCCTCAACACTGAATTTGTGCCTTGTATGACAGGCATCACAGGAACCTGTTCCATAATAGAATTTTGCTTCCTTAAGTTCCTCTTCTGATTTTAATCCTATTTTGTGACATCCTGAACAACCCTTAAATCCCTTTTCTCCTCCCACCTGTATTGGCTGGTGCATTACCATTGGCATAGCCTTCATTGCTATCCACCCTAAGGCATGCTTTCCTTCTTTAAATTCCTTAACTCTTTGCTCATGACAGTTAGCACAGGTTTCAGGGGTAGGCATTTTAAGTTTATCTATATCCTTTGCTCCTGTATGCTCACCATGACAGACTGAACAATCCACATCATTTTGAGAGTGCTTACTTAATTTCCATTCTTTTACAATTTGCGGAGTAACTTTTTCATGACAGGTTACACATTTACTTGCTTTTAGACCAAACGGAAACAAAATTCCCGCTATTATTAAAGAAAAGATTGTTTTTTTAACCATATTAACCTCCTTTTTAATTTGGACTTCTAATTATATAATAGAATTTAAGAAAAATCAAATAGAAAAAGTTTAATTATTCCTTTATTTTGTTATGGAGATAAAGAAGGTAAAATATTAACCCTATCCATACAACTAAATAGGAAAAATATAAATATTTCATAAAGTTTCCTCCAATTTTTTTAATTCTCTTTTAGCAATCTTGTATCTAAGCAAAAATATTAATACAAAGAGAAAAACATAGGGAATAACATTAAAAAATAAAGCATATCTCATTGATGATGTTATCAATACATCACCAGGCGTAAAAGCAGAAGGATGGACTGATCTCCATAATTTCACAGAAAAATAAACAAGAGGAACATCAATATAAATTATTATTCCAAGAACTGAAGCAAATCTTGCCCTTTTGTCAGGTGTTTCAATAAATCCCCTAAAAATCATATAAGCAGTGTAAAGAAAAAATAAAATCAAGGTTGTAGTTAATCTTGGATCCCAAACCCAGAAATGACCCCAAACAGATTTTGCCCATAACATTCCTGTAATAAGTGTAAGGATTATAAACAAAACACCAATTTCGCCTGAGACTTCAGCAAGTATATCCCATTTTAAATTTTTTTTCAAAAGATAAATAATACTGAAAATAAAAACCAAAGTAAAAGATAAAAAAGAAAGCCATGCTTGCGGAACATGAATATACATTATTCTCACAAGATCCCCCATCTTTCTTTCAGGAGGTGTCCCTAAAAGTGAAAGGTAAAAAGTAAAAAAACCTGTTAAAAGGGCTAAAAATGCCAAAATGTATTCCTTTTTTATTTTCATAATTTACCAAGAAATTCCTTTATTAAATCTTCAAGGGTTGGTTCGCCTATTTCTTGTAACTCATACCTAACCCTTGCAAAAGGTTTTCCTATATCAAAAAGACTCGCTAAATTAATCGGAGTTCCAATAACAACAGCTTCACAGGGGGTTCTATAAATAGTTTCTTTAAGTTCTTCTATCTGCTTTTCACCATAACCCATTGCAGGAAGAACTTTTTGAGTTTGTGGATACTTTTCAAAGGTTTCCTTTATTGAACCAACAGCATAGTTTAAAGGAGATACGATCTCTTTTGCACCAAATTTTTTCGCTGCAATATAGGCAGCACCTATATCCATTTCACCATGGGTAAGAGTTGGACCATCCTCAATACATAAAACTCTTTTACCTTTTATAACTTCTTTATTTTCAACAAAAATAGGAGAAGCTGCCTCAATAATTATTGCTTTTCTGTTAAGTCTTTCTATATTCATCCTGAGTTTATAAATATTTTCAAAAGGAGCTGAATCAACTTTATTTATTACTATAACATCTGCCATTCTTAAATTTGTTTCTCCTGGATGGTATGTTTCCTCATGACCTAACCTAAGAGGATCCGCAACAACTATATGTAAATCAGGTTTATAAAAAGGAAAATCATTATTACCCCCATCCCATAAAATAATATCGGCTTCTTTTTCCGCCTCTTTTAAAATTTCAAAATAATCAACACCTGCATAAACAATAGAACCTCTTGTAATATGG from candidate division WOR-3 bacterium harbors:
- a CDS encoding cytochrome c biogenesis protein, translating into MKIKKEYILAFLALLTGFFTFYLSLLGTPPERKMGDLVRIMYIHVPQAWLSFLSFTLVFIFSIIYLLKKNLKWDILAEVSGEIGVLFIILTLITGMLWAKSVWGHFWVWDPRLTTTLILFFLYTAYMIFRGFIETPDKRARFASVLGIIIYIDVPLVYFSVKLWRSVHPSAFTPGDVLITSSMRYALFFNVIPYVFLFVLIFLLRYKIAKRELKKLEETL
- a CDS encoding multiheme c-type cytochrome, whose product is MVKKTIFSLIIAGILFPFGLKASKCVTCHEKVTPQIVKEWKLSKHSQNDVDCSVCHGEHTGAKDIDKLKMPTPETCANCHEQRVKEFKEGKHALGWIAMKAMPMVMHQPIQVGGEKGFKGCSGCHKIGLKSEEELKEAKFYYGTGSCDACHTRHKFSVEEAKDPRACRTCHMGFDHPQWEMWSTSKHGTIWEIEGNSGRAPTCQTCHMPDGNHAVMTAWGFLALRVPEDDKEWWDNRVTILKALGVLDDKNNPTERFEAVKAAKVARLTKEDWEKERDKMLKVCSNCHSQKYVREQLEASDAVLKEADKLMAEAIKTVKELYDKGFLKKPENWKFAPDLLQFYEAKSSIEQELYVMFLEYRMRTFQGAFHANPDYMHWYGWAKMKESLQKIKDEAEKLKREHKK
- a CDS encoding bifunctional nuclease family protein, yielding MNFIFTFFILTKLIEVEVFDLIPQREGGYTLVLKEINSNSLLPISIGENEGISILRELNKMESRRPLTYELVNNIIEKLGAKIEKVTIDKFENETYFATLHLKQGKRKILIDSRPSDAINLAIRKKAKIYVDEKVFEKMKIELKEEKREKGFKI
- a CDS encoding cyclic 2,3-diphosphoglycerate synthase: MAKRVLILGAAGRDFHNFNVFFRDNPDYEVVGFTATQIPGIEGRKYPPTLAGKLYPQGIPIYLEEDMEKIIKEKKVDIVVFAYSDVSHIYVMNRASRALSAGADFWLLGPESTMIKSNKPVISVCAVRTGSGKSQTSRKVAQILRNLGKKVAVIRHPMPYGDLEKMKVQRFASIEDLDKYKVTIEEREEYEPHITRGSIVYAGVDYFEILKEAEKEADIILWDGGNNDFPFYKPDLHIVVADPLRLGHEETYHPGETNLRMADVIVINKVDSAPFENIYKLRMNIERLNRKAIIIEAASPIFVENKEVIKGKRVLCIEDGPTLTHGEMDIGAAYIAAKKFGAKEIVSPLNYAVGSIKETFEKYPQTQKVLPAMGYGEKQIEELKETIYRTPCEAVVIGTPINLASLFDIGKPFARVRYELQEIGEPTLEDLIKEFLGKL